In Sphingomonas sp. LT1P40, the DNA window TTACGGCCACGTCCGCGAACAGGCGCAGCAAACCAGCATCGAAGCGCGGCTGGCATCGAACGGCGACGGGCCGCTGCAATATGTCATCGGCGGCTATTATTTCGACGAGGATCAGACCGCGTTCAACCATTTCGTGCAGGGCAATGTGCTCAGCACGAAGTTCGCGGTGGACCTGACCAGCCGGTCGCGCGCCGTGTTCGGTCAGGCGACCTACGAGATTTTCCCCGATTTCCGGCTGCTCGGCGGGCTGCGCTACAGCCATGAGAAGAAGACCAATCGCGCGGCGCTGACCCAGACCGGCGTGTTCGCGGGTAACCCGGTCGATCCGTTCAACAACAATGTCGCACCGGTTATCGTCACGGGCGCAAACACGTTCGACGATGTGACGTGGAAGGCTGGCTTCGAGTGGCAGGCAACGCCGGAAAACCTGATCTATGCCAATGTCGCAACGGGCTTCAAATCGGGCGGCTTCTTCATCGCCACGCTCGACAACACCTTCGATCCCGAAAGCATCACCGCCTATACCTTCGGCAGCAAGAACCGCTTTTTCGACCGACGGCTGACGTTCAATATCGAGGCATTTTACTGGAAGTATCAGGACCAGCAGGTCAACTATATCGGCCCGACGCGGAACCAGAATGCGATGGGTCAGACCGTCGTGGGCGCGGGACTGGTCACCACCAATGCCGGTTCGTCGCGCATCTATGGCGCGGAGGCGGAGCTGTCGTTCCGGGTCGTGGCCAAGGGCGTGTTTGCCGCCAACGTGCAGTATCTCAACGGCAAATATACCGAACTCACTTATCTCGCGGCGGGCAATTCGCCGCCGCGCACCGCCTGTGGCGTGGCGCCGGTGGTCGATCCGAACTTCCCGGTGACGCCTCCGACGCAAACCTATCGCGTCAATTGTTCGGGGCGGCCACAGATCAACTCGCCCGAATGGAGCCTCAACCTCTCCTATGAACAGGGCTTCGATGTCGGCGACGACAGCGAGATCACGCTGGGCGCGCGGACCAAGATCGAATCAAGCCGCTTCCTGTCGCCGGAATATCTGCCCGAGCAGCAGCAGGGAGCCTACATGATGTCGGACCTGTGGATCACCTATCGCAAGGATGACTGGTCGATCACCGGCTTCGTCAACAATGTCGAGGACGAGACGGTCTATGCCGGCACCAGCCTGAGGCCCGTTTTCCCCGCCGTGTTCAACATCCTGCGTGCGCCGCGCACATGGGGTGTGCGGGGCTCGTTCAAGTTCTGACTCGGTAAATTGCGCGCGTGGGAGATGGTATGACGACGGAGCTGACACTCTATTACGCACCGGACACCTGCGCGCGCGTTTCCATGATCGCGCTGGAGGAGACGGGCGCGCCGTATCGCGCGCAGCTCATCTCCTTCGTGCGCGGCGATCACCGGGCCGAGGCGTTCCTCGAATTACAGCCGCAGGGGCGAGTCCCCCTGTTGCTGGTCGATGGCGAACCGCTGGTCGAAAATGTTGCGATCCTGTCGTGGCTGCATGGCCGGTTTCCGGACGCGGGGCTGTTGCCAGCGGCGGAGAGTGATCTCGCCGCCGCGCGCCAGCTTGCCGATCTCGCCTGGTGCGCCTCGGGACTGCATCCGCTGGTCACGCGTATCCGTCTGCCGCAATTCAGCTGTCCGGTGCCGGAAGCACAACCCGCGGTGCGTGCGGCGGCGATGGCTGCGATGGCCGGGCAATTGCGCATTGCCGAGGCGCGGCTAAACGACGGGCCGTGGTGGTATGGCGAGCGCTGGTCGATCGTCGATGCCTATCTCAACTGGGTATGGTTTCGCATCACCGGTGCCGGGTTCGACGCCGGACCTTTCCCCAGGCTGGCAGATCATGACCGGCGGATTACAGCGCGCCCGTCGGTGGCGCGGACGCTGGAAATCCATGCCACCGCTGCCCGCGAACTCGCCGACCAGGGCCTGGCGGTCAATTTCGACACGATCGCGCCGGTGCCGATGCCGCAGGTGGCAAACATCCTAATTGACGGAGTAAAATAATGGCGATCCTGGGAATTGACTCCCTGATCTTTGGCGTCGCGGACGTCGGCACATGCGTGCGCTATTTCGAGGATTTCGGACTTAACCTCGTCGATTCCGCGCCGGATCACGGGCGTTTCGAGCTGGCGGAGGGATCGAGCGTGGTGATCCGGCATCGCGCCGACCCCGCGCTCCCCGCCACCCGGATGGAGGGCGACGGCGTGCGCGAGGTGATCTGGGGCGTCGATACCGCCACCGCGCTGGATCGGCTGGCCGCCGACCTGGCCCGCGATTGCGATGTGCGGCGCGATGCCGACGGGGTTGTGCGGTTCATGACGCCGTTCGGCCTGCCAATGGGGCTGCGCGTGTTCGCCAAGCGCCCGGTGCTCTACGCGCCCGATCCGGTCAACGCGCCAGGCCGCGTCAACCGGCTGAACCAGCACCGCAAGTGGCGCGAGCGCGCGCGACCGAAGGTCATCAATCACGTCGTCTTTGCCATCCCGGGCTATCAGGACGGCTATCATTTCATGCGCGACCGGCTGGGCTTTCGCCTGTCGGACCATCAGGTCGGGTTCGGCATGTATCTGCGCAGCGACGGGTCGAACAATCATCACAGCCTGTTGCTGCTCAACGCCAACGCGCCCTTCCCCGGCATGGACGGGGCGGTGCGGTTCCATCACGCCAATTTCGGGGTCGAGGATATCGACGAGATGATGACCGGCGCGAACCATATGGCGCGCAAGGGCTGGGAGCCGTCCGAACACGGGCTGGGCCGTCACCGGATCGATTCGGCGCTGTTCTACTACCTGCCCTGTCCGGCGGGCGGAGAGGCCGAATATGGCGCAGATTCCGATTATATCGACGACAGCTGGGTGCCGCGTGAATGGACCGAACCGCTATTCGCCTATGCCCATTACATTCATAACCTGCCGCATTTCCTGCATCAGTCGCCCAGCTGGAACCTGCGATACCTGACCACCGAAGCGGCACAGACCGCGCATGAGGGAGAGCATTGATGGCCGCCGTGCAAAGGGTGCTGGTGATCGGCGGGGGCATTGGCGGGCTGTTCACCGCGCGCGCGCTGCGGCTGAAGGGGATCGCGGTCGACCTGATCGAGAAACAGCCCGACTGGACGGTCTATGGCGTGGGGATCATCCAGCCCAACAACGCGCTGCGTGCGTTCGAGCGGGTCGGGCTGGCGCAGGCCTGTCTGGAACGCGGCGGCGCGTTCGAGGGGTGGCGGATCCACGATGTCAACGGCAAGGTGCTGATCGAGGCGCATGGCGCGCGCGAGGCGGCCCCGCATTTGCCGCCCAATAACGGCATTCCCCGGCCGATATTGCACGAGATACTGATCGAGGGCGCGAAATCGACCGGCACGGATATCCGGCTGGGTGTGACGGCGACGCGTATCGCCGATGACGGAGCGGGGGTGGACGTCGATTTTTCGGACGGCGTTTCGCGGCGCTACGATTTGGTGGTGGGTTTCGACGGCGCGTTTTCGGACACCCGCAAATTGCTTTTCGGGGATCGCTACACACCGACCTTCACCGGGCAGGGGGTATGGCGATACAATCTGCCGCGCCCGCCCGAGGTGGACACCGGGGGCGTGTTCTTCGGACCCGACACAAAGATCGGCCTCACGCCGATGTCGC includes these proteins:
- a CDS encoding TonB-dependent receptor; this encodes MAIIKGRRQLAACVSVIALASVSTPAVAQDAAGNGAQQSEASEGEIIVTAQRREESLQRTALAVAAIGADDLAEAGVSDVTGLTKLVPSLIVQPATGTSVGFYLRGIGALVGNAFTENPVAFNFNQIYVARPAALLGTFYDLERVEVLKGPQGTLYGRNATGGAINVIPKRPQLGERGAEINFEGGSYNAVRAQAAVNLPLGDTAALRVAGQVARRDGYLSDGYDDEQGEALRGSLRFESGIFAATIVGDYFHQGGMGVGSVLVPSPLVPTAPAVDRRIGASDPRSTGPLYAGILASALPPPAKTDGPLPGIIRPKGDGFVDSEFWGISANMDVDLGFATLSFIPAYRDSRPNYLNYNGGYYGHVREQAQQTSIEARLASNGDGPLQYVIGGYYFDEDQTAFNHFVQGNVLSTKFAVDLTSRSRAVFGQATYEIFPDFRLLGGLRYSHEKKTNRAALTQTGVFAGNPVDPFNNNVAPVIVTGANTFDDVTWKAGFEWQATPENLIYANVATGFKSGGFFIATLDNTFDPESITAYTFGSKNRFFDRRLTFNIEAFYWKYQDQQVNYIGPTRNQNAMGQTVVGAGLVTTNAGSSRIYGAEAELSFRVVAKGVFAANVQYLNGKYTELTYLAAGNSPPRTACGVAPVVDPNFPVTPPTQTYRVNCSGRPQINSPEWSLNLSYEQGFDVGDDSEITLGARTKIESSRFLSPEYLPEQQQGAYMMSDLWITYRKDDWSITGFVNNVEDETVYAGTSLRPVFPAVFNILRAPRTWGVRGSFKF
- a CDS encoding glutathione S-transferase family protein, producing the protein MTTELTLYYAPDTCARVSMIALEETGAPYRAQLISFVRGDHRAEAFLELQPQGRVPLLLVDGEPLVENVAILSWLHGRFPDAGLLPAAESDLAAARQLADLAWCASGLHPLVTRIRLPQFSCPVPEAQPAVRAAAMAAMAGQLRIAEARLNDGPWWYGERWSIVDAYLNWVWFRITGAGFDAGPFPRLADHDRRITARPSVARTLEIHATAARELADQGLAVNFDTIAPVPMPQVANILIDGVK
- a CDS encoding VOC family protein, with amino-acid sequence MAILGIDSLIFGVADVGTCVRYFEDFGLNLVDSAPDHGRFELAEGSSVVIRHRADPALPATRMEGDGVREVIWGVDTATALDRLAADLARDCDVRRDADGVVRFMTPFGLPMGLRVFAKRPVLYAPDPVNAPGRVNRLNQHRKWRERARPKVINHVVFAIPGYQDGYHFMRDRLGFRLSDHQVGFGMYLRSDGSNNHHSLLLLNANAPFPGMDGAVRFHHANFGVEDIDEMMTGANHMARKGWEPSEHGLGRHRIDSALFYYLPCPAGGEAEYGADSDYIDDSWVPREWTEPLFAYAHYIHNLPHFLHQSPSWNLRYLTTEAAQTAHEGEH
- a CDS encoding FAD-dependent oxidoreductase produces the protein MAAVQRVLVIGGGIGGLFTARALRLKGIAVDLIEKQPDWTVYGVGIIQPNNALRAFERVGLAQACLERGGAFEGWRIHDVNGKVLIEAHGAREAAPHLPPNNGIPRPILHEILIEGAKSTGTDIRLGVTATRIADDGAGVDVDFSDGVSRRYDLVVGFDGAFSDTRKLLFGDRYTPTFTGQGVWRYNLPRPPEVDTGGVFFGPDTKIGLTPMSPTQMYMFVVTPEADNRWLEGPQLADEMRRRVAAYGGPIPALAAQIVDPAEVVYRPMMHVMVTEPWYRGRVMIAGDAAHATTPHLAQGAAMAIEDGVLLAELLAAEDALEPALQAFMARRYDRAKYVVDVSNQLAEWELEEWAGVHNPDANPGALLHSATHALMADY